CCGGCAACATGGTCGTCGACATCGGCGGCGGCACCACCGAGGTCGCGGTCATCTCGCTCGGCGGAATCGTCACGGCCCAGTCCATCCGGGTCGCCGGTGACGAACTGGACAACGCGATCATCCAGCACATCAAGAAGGAGTACTCGCTCCTGCTCGGTGAGCGCACCGCCGAACAGATCAAGATCACCATCGGATCGGCCTTCGAGCTGGAGAAGGACGAGCACACCGAGATCCGGGGCCGCGACCTCGTCTCGGGGCTGCCCAAGACCGTGGTCATCTCCGCCACCGAGGTCCGCAAGGCGATCGAGGAGCCGGTCAACGCGATCGTCGACGCGGTCAAGACGACGCTCGACAAGTGCCCGCCGGAGCTCTCCGGCGACGTCATGGACCGCGGCATCGTCCTCACCGGCGGCGGCGCGCTGCTGCGCGGCCTGGACGAGCGGCTGCGCCACGAGACGGGCATGCCGATCCACATCGCCGAGGACCCGCTGGACTCCGTCGCGCTCGGGTCCGGCAAGTGCGTCGAGGAGTTCGAGGCGCTCCAGCAGGTGCTGGACGCCCAGCCCCGGCGCTAGAAATTCCACGGACCTCCGCGCGGACGCTGCCGCTCCGCGCGGAGGATCGTTGATATACAGGCACGAACATTCCTACGAGGAAGGCACGGCCGCCGCACGTGAGGGACACACGAGAGAGCCGGCTGCTCCTGGTGCTGCTGATCGCCATCGCATTCGCCCTGATCACGGTGGACATCCGCGGCGGCGAGGAGTCACCGGTCGACGGCGCCCGGCAGGCCGCCGCCACCGTCTTCGGACCGGTGGAGAACGGCGTGGCGGCAGCGGTCGACCCGGTGGGCAACGCCATAGGGGCCGTACGCGCCTCCGGCGACCGCCACGACAAGATCGCCGCGCTGGAGAAGCAGAACGCCGAACTCAAGACGAGGCTCGGCAGCGACGACCGCAACCGCAGCCGGGTCCGCGAGCTCGACAAGATGCTCAAGAAGTCGGACGCCGGCCAGTACGGCATCAAGGCCGCCGAAGTCATCGCCATAGGAGCGGCCCAGGGCTTCTCCTGGACGGTCACCATCGACGCCGGATCCAAGGACGGTCTCAAGCGCGACATGACCGTCCTCAACGGCGACGGACTCGTCGGCCGCGTCACCACCGTCGGCCCGGACACCGCCACGGTGCTCCTGGCCAACGACCCCGACTTCACCGTCGGCACCCGCATGGAGTCCACCGACGAACTCGGCTTCGCCACCGGCCAGGGCTCGCGCCCGCTGTCCGTCCAGTTCCTGAACGGCAAGGCCAAGGTCAAGAAGGGCGACCGCCTCGTCACCTTCGGCTCCAGCAAGGACAAGCCGTTCGTGCCCGGCGTCCCGGTCGGCGAGGTCGTCCGCGTCGACCCGTCCGGCGGCGACCTCACCCGGACCGTCTACGTCCGCCCGTACGTCGGCTTCACCAAGCTCGACATCGTCGGCATCGTCGTCCAGGCACCCCGCGAGGACCCCCGCGACACGGTGCTGCCGAAGAAGGCCGTCAAGCCGGCCAAGCCGAAGCCCACCCCGACCGTCACCGTCACCATCTCGCCCAACGGCGACATCGTCGACACCAGCGGCAACGTGGTCGGGAACATCCACCAGAGCACGAGTCCCAGCGGCAGCCCGGACCCGAACCCCAGTGGGAACGCCACACCGAACGCCGACAACGCGGTAAACGAACAGAGGTAGAGCTGATCCCCATGCGTGTCAACCGGACTCTGCTCTCCATCGCTCTGGTCGTGATCGCCCTCGTCGTCCAGGTATCCGTACTCGCCCGGCTCCAGCTCCCCGGCGCCGTGCCCGACCTGCTGCTCATGGTCGTCGTCGGCCTGGCCCTGGTGTACGGGCACGTCAGCGGGGCCCTCATCGGTTTCGGCGCGGGCCTCCTCGCCGACCTGGCACCCCCGGCCGACCACGCCGCCGGACGCTACGCCCTGGTGCTCTGCGTCATCGGCTACCTCGCCGGACTGGCCAGGCCCGAGAACGGGCAGCTCAAGTCCGCCTTCGTCCCGATGGCCGTGGTCGTCGCGGCGGCGATCGGATCGACCCTGCTCTACGCGGGCGTCGGCGCGCTCGTCGGCGACACGGCCGCCCGCCATGTGGGCCTGGGCAGCCTGCTGTTCACCGCGGCCGTCTACGACCTGCTCCTCGCGCCGTTCACCGTTCCGCTGATCATGGCGATCGCCAGACGCACGGTGAACGACCCGCTCACCGAGTCCTCCTCCGGCCGAGGCGACGCCGCGGCCGGCTGGCTCGCCGCGGGCACCGGGCTCCGGATCGGCAGCCAGCGCGGCGGACTGCGCGTCAAGGCCGCCCGCAACCGCGCCGCACGCGCCGGACGGATCAAGGGAGTCAAGCGACTGTGACCCTGCATGACCCGGGGACCGCCCACCGCGCCCCCAGCCCGACCACCACCGGGGGCGCCCCGTGACCAACATCCCGGAGACGGGCCGGACCCAGCGGGTCCAGATCCGTCTCATCGTCATCCAGGTCCTCGTCTTCTCCCTGCTGCTCACCCTCGGCGGCCGCCTCTGGTACCTCCAGATCCGCAACGGCCAGGAGTACTCCGACGAGGCGAAGAACAACCACGTCCAGCAGGTCGTCCAGCCCGCCGCCCGCGGCTCCATCCTCGACGCCCGTGGCGTACCCCTCGCCGACAACGAGACCCGCCTCGTCGTCTCCGCCAGCCGCACCGAGCTGCTGAAGATGGACGACGACGGCAAGAGCGTCCTGACCCGGCTCGCCGGCGTCCTCGACATGAAGCCCAAGGACGTCCTCGACAAGGTCCGGCTCTGCGACGCGAAGACCCCGCAGCCCTGCTGGAACGGCTCGCCCTACCAGCCGATCCCGGTCACCGACGAGGCCACCACCCAGCAGGCCCTCCAGATCCGCGAACGCGCGGAGGACTTCCCCGGCATCACCGCCGAGCCCACCGCCGTCCGCCGCTACGCCGCCCCCGGCAAGGCCAACACCGCCCAGGTCCTCGGCTATCTCTCGCCCGTCACCGACGACGAGATCACCAAGGCCCAGGACAGCGACTCGCCCTACCTCCGCTCCGACCAGGTCGGCCGCTCCGGCCTGGAGCGCACGTACGACAAGGAACTGCGCGGCAAGGCGGGCGTCACCCGCTACGAGGTCGACAACCTCGGCCGGGTCATCGGCCAGGCCAAGAACGACGAGGCGGAGCCCGGCGCCAGCGTCGTCACCTCCATCGACGCCCGCGTCCAGGCCGTCGCCGAGTACGAGCTCAACCAGGCCATGAAGGTGGCCCGTACCGAGTTCGACACCAACACCGGCGAGAACTACAAGGCCGACTCCGGCGCCGTCGTCGTCATGGAGGCCAAGACCGGCCGGGTCGTCTCCATGGCCTCCCTGCCCAGCTACGACCCCAACGCCTGGGTCGGCGGCATCTCCGGCAAGGACTACGCCAAGCTCACCGGAAAGAACTCCAACTTCCCGCTGCTGAACCGGGCCATCCAGGGCCAGGCCGCACCCGGCTCCATCTTCAAGGTCATCTCCTCCACCGCCGCGGTCAACGCCGGGTACCCCTTCGACGGGAACTACCCCTGCCCCAGCTCGTACTCCATCGGCGGCCAGACCTTCAAGAACTTCGAGTCCCAGGGCTACGGCAGCATCACCATCGGCCGCGCCCTCGAAGTCTCCTGCGACACCGTGTACTACGGCCTCGCACACAAGGAGTGGCAGAAGGACGGCGGGAACAACCCCAAGAAGAACCCCAACGACTGGTTCTACAAGACCGCCCACCAGTTCGGCCTCGGCAAGGAGACCGGCATCGACCTCCCCAACGAGGTCAGCGGCCGCGTCCCGGACCGCGAGTGGAAGAAGAACTTCGCCAAGGCCAACCACGACGCCTGGTGCAAGCAGGGCAAGAAGGGCGGCACGTACGTCGAGCAGATCGCGTACGAGAACTGCCTCGAAGGCGACAGGATGCGCGCCGGTGACTCCGTCAACTACTCGATCGGCCAGGGCGACACCCTCGTCACCCCGATCCAGATGGCGACCATCTACGCGGCCATCTCCAACGGCGGCACCCTCTACGACCCCACCGTCGGCAAGGCGATCGTCAGCGGCGACGGCAGGACCGTCCAGGAGATCGAGCCCACGTCGCACGGCAAGCTCCCCTTCACCAAGAAGACGCGCAACGAAATAGACGAAGCCCTCGCGGGTGTCGCGACCCGCGGCTCCGCCGCCTGGCGATTCGGCGGCTGGCCGCAGGACAAGATCCCGATGCACGCCAAGACGGGTACGGCCGAGGTCTACGGCAAGCAGACGACCTCCTGGTTCGCCACGTACACCAAGGACTACTCGATCGTCATGACGATCTCCCAGGGTGGTACGGGTTCCGGCGCGTCCGGGCCCGCCGTCCGCAACATCTACAACGCCCTCTACGGCCTCGACGCCTCGGGCAAGCAGGACCTCAAGAAGGCCCTGCTGCCGACCCCGCAGAAGTCGCTGCCGAAGATCCAGACGGACGGCACCATCGACGCCCCGAAGATCAAGCCGTACGACCCGAACTCGCAGAAGCCGCCGACCGAGCAGACGCTCGCCGCGGTCCTGGGGAGGCGCGACTGATGGCCGGCTTCTCCGTCCAGCGGTACGCCCCCGAGCGCTCCACCTGGGGCAGGCTCACCGCCCGCGACTCCGTCGTGCGCCGCCTCGACTGGCCGCTGCTCGGCTCGGCGATCGCGCTCTCGTTCATCGGCTCGCTGCTCGTCTGGTCGGCGACCCGGGGACGTGACTCGCTCACCCACGGCGACCCGTACTACTTCCTCTTCCGCCACGCCCTCAACACGGGCATCGGCATCGCCCTGATGATCGGGACGATCTGGCTCGGCCACCGGACCCTGCGCGGCGCCGTACCGATCCTGTACGGCCTGTCCGTCGTCCTCGTGATGGCGGTCCTCACCCCGCTCGGCACCACCGTCAACGGCGCCCACGCCTGGATCCTGCTGCCCGGCGGCTTCTCCCTGCAGCCCTCCGAGTTCACCAAGATCACCATCATTCTCGGCATGGCGATGCTGCTCGCCGCCCGCGTCGACGCGGGCGACCAACTGCACCCCGACCACCGGACCGTCGCCAAGGCCCTCGGCCTGGCGGCGCTCCCGATGGCGGTCGTCATGGGAATGCCGGACCTCGGGTCCGTGATGGTGATGGTCATCATCGTGCTCGGCGTACTGCTGGCCTC
This genomic interval from Streptomyces sp. NBC_00464 contains the following:
- a CDS encoding rod shape-determining protein codes for the protein MSFIGRDMAIDLGTANTLVYVRGRGIVLNEPSVVAINTNTGGILAVGSEAKKMIGRTPGNIVAVRPLKDGVIADFEITERMLRYFILKIHKRRYLARPRVVVCVPSGITGVERRAVIEASTQAGARQVHIIEEPMAAAIGSGLPVHEATGNMVVDIGGGTTEVAVISLGGIVTAQSIRVAGDELDNAIIQHIKKEYSLLLGERTAEQIKITIGSAFELEKDEHTEIRGRDLVSGLPKTVVISATEVRKAIEEPVNAIVDAVKTTLDKCPPELSGDVMDRGIVLTGGGALLRGLDERLRHETGMPIHIAEDPLDSVALGSGKCVEEFEALQQVLDAQPRR
- the mreC gene encoding rod shape-determining protein MreC, producing the protein MRDTRESRLLLVLLIAIAFALITVDIRGGEESPVDGARQAAATVFGPVENGVAAAVDPVGNAIGAVRASGDRHDKIAALEKQNAELKTRLGSDDRNRSRVRELDKMLKKSDAGQYGIKAAEVIAIGAAQGFSWTVTIDAGSKDGLKRDMTVLNGDGLVGRVTTVGPDTATVLLANDPDFTVGTRMESTDELGFATGQGSRPLSVQFLNGKAKVKKGDRLVTFGSSKDKPFVPGVPVGEVVRVDPSGGDLTRTVYVRPYVGFTKLDIVGIVVQAPREDPRDTVLPKKAVKPAKPKPTPTVTVTISPNGDIVDTSGNVVGNIHQSTSPSGSPDPNPSGNATPNADNAVNEQR
- the mreD gene encoding rod shape-determining protein MreD, whose amino-acid sequence is MRVNRTLLSIALVVIALVVQVSVLARLQLPGAVPDLLLMVVVGLALVYGHVSGALIGFGAGLLADLAPPADHAAGRYALVLCVIGYLAGLARPENGQLKSAFVPMAVVVAAAIGSTLLYAGVGALVGDTAARHVGLGSLLFTAAVYDLLLAPFTVPLIMAIARRTVNDPLTESSSGRGDAAAGWLAAGTGLRIGSQRGGLRVKAARNRAARAGRIKGVKRL
- the mrdA gene encoding penicillin-binding protein 2, giving the protein MTNIPETGRTQRVQIRLIVIQVLVFSLLLTLGGRLWYLQIRNGQEYSDEAKNNHVQQVVQPAARGSILDARGVPLADNETRLVVSASRTELLKMDDDGKSVLTRLAGVLDMKPKDVLDKVRLCDAKTPQPCWNGSPYQPIPVTDEATTQQALQIRERAEDFPGITAEPTAVRRYAAPGKANTAQVLGYLSPVTDDEITKAQDSDSPYLRSDQVGRSGLERTYDKELRGKAGVTRYEVDNLGRVIGQAKNDEAEPGASVVTSIDARVQAVAEYELNQAMKVARTEFDTNTGENYKADSGAVVVMEAKTGRVVSMASLPSYDPNAWVGGISGKDYAKLTGKNSNFPLLNRAIQGQAAPGSIFKVISSTAAVNAGYPFDGNYPCPSSYSIGGQTFKNFESQGYGSITIGRALEVSCDTVYYGLAHKEWQKDGGNNPKKNPNDWFYKTAHQFGLGKETGIDLPNEVSGRVPDREWKKNFAKANHDAWCKQGKKGGTYVEQIAYENCLEGDRMRAGDSVNYSIGQGDTLVTPIQMATIYAAISNGGTLYDPTVGKAIVSGDGRTVQEIEPTSHGKLPFTKKTRNEIDEALAGVATRGSAAWRFGGWPQDKIPMHAKTGTAEVYGKQTTSWFATYTKDYSIVMTISQGGTGSGASGPAVRNIYNALYGLDASGKQDLKKALLPTPQKSLPKIQTDGTIDAPKIKPYDPNSQKPPTEQTLAAVLGRRD
- the rodA gene encoding rod shape-determining protein RodA, whose product is MAGFSVQRYAPERSTWGRLTARDSVVRRLDWPLLGSAIALSFIGSLLVWSATRGRDSLTHGDPYYFLFRHALNTGIGIALMIGTIWLGHRTLRGAVPILYGLSVVLVMAVLTPLGTTVNGAHAWILLPGGFSLQPSEFTKITIILGMAMLLAARVDAGDQLHPDHRTVAKALGLAALPMAVVMGMPDLGSVMVMVIIVLGVLLASGASNRWVFGILGAGVAGAVAIWQLGLLDDYQIARFAAFANPALDPAGVGYNTNQARIAIGSGGLSGTGLFQGTQTTGQFVPEQQTDFVFTVAGEELGFLGAGLILVLLGVVLWRACRIARETTELYGTIVAAGIIAWFAFQAFENIGMTLGIMPVAGLPLPFVSYGGSSMFAVWVAIGLLQSIRVQRPITA